A window of Macaca mulatta isolate MMU2019108-1 chromosome 7, T2T-MMU8v2.0, whole genome shotgun sequence genomic DNA:
ACAGACAGCTTCTACATAAAAATCCTGGAGCTGATGTGAGAACAGCAGGGAGAGGGAGCAGGGAAGCCAAAGGGAGTAGGGTAGCCGTGTACTTTGATCTCGGAGatgaggtgggaggggaggggagcatgGTGCTCACAGGCGCGGGAGCAGCCCCTCCGCTCCCCCCGGGCAGCAGGTTCAGGACCCTGGGCTCGAAGTGTGCGACTCACTGCTGCTTTCACCTCCCTCCTGATCAGTGCTGCGGGGCAGAGGGAGAATGGGAAAGGAATCACGGGGGAGCCCTGCACAGGCTCGCCATGCTGACCCACGCCTGTTGCTGTTTCCTCCTGGCTCTCGGCCCCATCTCCCCCAGAATGCCTGCGACTCTCTGCCAGTCCACTTTTTAAACACTCGATTCAGCCATTCCCCTCTCCTGGACCTTACCTGTGATATTGGCTGATAGCCAAGCACAGGCTTTCTCTGTTGCAAGCCCCACAGCAATGTTCTCTGCACTGCTCAGAACCTGCGAACCAGAACTAAGAGTCAGGGGCTAGGGAAGGGCTGGGTGCAACAAGGGATGCCAGAGTTGGGCACCGACCCTGCCCCCCACCACCAGCTTCACACAGCTGTGTCTGCACACAACTACTCCGTGCACCTCTCCCACAACCGCCTGGCCTGCTAGCTGCAGGCCTCCCTCCCACGTACGGCTGCCGGGGTCTCCTCTGGAAGCAGCGCCCGCACAGCCCCAGGGCTCTTCCTTTGGCAGAACCTAAAAGGAGACAGACGGGGTCAGTGGTCTCTGGGTATTTCAGCCTGGCTGTAGAAGTAAATGCCCAGAGTGCACCAAGCATCTGGTCTGGGAGGCTGTACCTTGGAAGGAGGCACCGTTTGCCCTTCCGCCCCACCCCGGGTGCCAGAGAAAAGAGAAGCCCAACTGCCAGCCCCACAGCATCATACATGCTCCAAACTTAGGTCTGGATTTTGTGCCACAGAAGGCCTACAGCCAGTGCAGGGCTTACAGAGGATGGGGGcgaggagaagaaaaaaggaggcgtggagagacgGGAAAAAAGAGTAAGTGTGAAAGCGGAAAGAAAAGACGGAGAAAAGCCAAGAGGAGAGTGGATCAAATGGACCAGCGCTGCTTACTCCCGCCCCAGGGCCAATGCCTGGGCCCCGTGGGGGCATAGCTGGGAACACAAGATCTCCAACAGTTGGGCTGGGtctcccccttcctctccctgtgtcaccAGCTGCTCTTGGAGAAGTGACTCTGCCTGGCGCACCAGATCTGCCACCAGTGTAGCCCTGCAGCAGGGACAGCAAGGTGGGGGTGGTTGGAGGGTTAATCGGAAAGGGGCTGCACATTAAAGGGAACGTGTCCGCCACTTCAGCCCCACACCCGCCCTCTGGCTGACCTCCTCAGCTTAGCAACTgaggaaaaaggggaaaaaatggtaGGGCGATGAGACCAGGATCCTTAACCCACTCTTACTTGATATGTTTGACACAGTTTGATCCAATTCTCTCTGCCACAAACTCTACAGTCCGGCGCAGGGAGGGTGGCTGGTTGTGGAAAAAGGCCTGGGCGAGCCGCGCCTGGCGGGAGAAGGGAGAGGCAGCGAGGCTTCCTCCgacctccccccacctccccactttcCCCAGTGGCTGTCTCCGCCCTGCCCTTACCTGCAGCCCCTGGCTGGTCTGGGAAGGCTGGGCTCCCAGGCCGGTGGTCGTGGTGGGGGTGATTTTCCTCATGAAGCCCCCACTCCGTCCACTGCTGCCTGACACCCACAGCGCCAGCAGTTTCCGGAGCTCCCCTGCGTCAGTAAGTCCGAGTTCTCAGTTCCAGCACCCTCTCCCCAAGTATCAGAATTGATTTGTGCAGTCAAGAGGCTCAGACACCCAGGGATGACTATGAACGGAGCAGTATTCGAGGGAGCTGGGCCAGGGGGCGCCTTCTGGGTGCTCATGGAGGGGGCAGACCAGGGGCCCTGCAGGGAGATGGGTGCTTACCGATGTAGGGGCAGCAGGTGTAGAGCAGCTGCTGGTCCACCACAGGCGCGGCGTCCTGGGGAGAACAGGCTGGGGTCGGTCaggctgcccctcccccagcgcGCCCAGGAAACAGGCAGTTGGCAGGGCATTTACAAGGGTTACATCTGCCCCTGGCCGGGCCTCCCCACGCAGCCCACTTCCTTTATTCCTGAGTTTCCCATGGCTCTGGCTGGACCCCAGCACTCACCAAGCCATGCTCTGGGGCTACTGTGTCCACCTCAAAGGCATCTGAGGGACCCTCTTCCAGAAAGAACAAGTCCTCAGGGACTGTGGGAATCTGGCAAGACAGGAAGACAGTCACAACTCAGGTCAACTTCAgagacccccaccccaccccaccccacctcttgCATGGTCCCAGGGAGAAGGTGCCAGCTTCAAAGCAGCCTCCTCTGAGACAATGGGAATCACCAGGCCTTTCCTGAACCTTTGTCTTCCAGCCCTTGCCTCATTCGTACTCGGACATTTGCCCACTCCGCATCTTCAGCTGCAGAACCACTCCCAACCTGGACCCTCACTCTGCCCACCTGGAAAAGCCAGCCCAGGACAGCAAGTAGCAGCAGCTTGTTCAGGAAACACATCTTCCCCTCACTCTCCTGCGACAACACCAAGCTCCTGAAACAGTGGGCAGTACACAGGATTGagcagaaaggggaagggaatggaGGCAAACGCTGTCACTGGAGGCTGGCTCGCAAAAGCAGAACTAAAAGGGACTGGGGCCATGTCGGCAAGCAGGAtccccccagcgccccctcctgcATGGGGACTGTCTCTTGGTGGGGCCACCTCGGGAACAGCATGAAGCCAATGAAAGTGCAGATGATGTCCCACCATCCACCTCAGGGGAGCCAATCCTGCCTCTCCCAGGGCTCAGTTATGGCCGgggcaccacacacacacgcagactgCTCGACCCTCTTTATTAATAGCAGGCTTGACCAATGTCCCCTGACTCCCAAGTCCTTTCGTCAAGCCTTAGCCTTGTTCCACTCACCGGTGCAGGCGCAGCAGGAGAATGAAGATGTCCCGGTAATAGTCCAGCAAGGGAACAACATGGTCAGCAAAGGAGAGAAACTCCACCAGCCAGGGCACGGTGAGCACCGCCCGGCGGGCCTGCAGCCCTCGCTGCAGCAGAGTCCGCACATCCAGGACCGGAGGGACCTGGAAGGGCCAGAGCTCAGTCAGGTGGGTCCCTAGGAAGGGCTGGGAGGTGCCCTCTAACCTGCCTGGTTTCCAGAATAGCCAAGGAAACCAGTCAGCTTCAGTGCCTGGCTGgtcctccctgctccctcctcaCCAGAATCCCCCGCCCATTCACCTGGCTCCTGAGGGCCAGAATGGAGTCCTGAAGCTCACCGGTCGGGGGAGGTTCAGGCCCCCGGTATGGCAGGAAAGCCACAAAGCCCAGGAATTTAGCCAAAAGTCTCAGGCTAAGAAGCACCACAGCAAACTGCCTCCGCTCACCCTGCATGGAATCAAGGGAAATAAAAGGTCCAAGCATGAGGCTTCTAGAACAATTCCCGGTCTGTTACAAAATTCTTCTTCAACATACTCCCTTCCCTCCTGGGTCAGACCCCATGATTTCCCTTGTTCTGTTTTCAGACCTGCCAGTCTACATCTGACTCCCCGTCTTCATCACTGGGCTCATGCTGGGGCAAGGCCAGGCCATTGAGCTCCCGGATCTTCAAGCTCAGACTGTCCATGAGATGCTGGTTAAACTGGAAGCTGAGAAGGGGTGGGTGGGGCATAAGTACTGGAAAAGGTACAGGAAGAGCCAGAATCTAGAAGGGGCACTCCAGAGGGAAGGGAGCAGCCGGACAGACAGGGAGGCCCAGGAGCAATGAAATCACCCacatgggtgacagaatgagaagtGCAATGAAGCCAGCAAGTACGAGCTGGAAGGAGCCTATCTCCAGGCAAAGGAGACTGGAGAACTATTTACCCTTTTGGGAAGCCAAACCTTTCCTGGCCTTTGCCCCATTCCTTGCAAGACACAGCGGAGCCTACCTGCTGGCACTAAGGATGAAGTCCCTAAAGAAGCCTTGACAGCCTGGGaaggtggggggtgggcaggGCCCCCCACTGCTCTGAGGAGCCATAAGCCGTTCCTGTAGGCGCCACAACCGCCCCAGCTTGTCAGCTCCCAGCATACTCAACACATCTGGGGCCTCACCCAAGACGGTGCCCCCAGCACCACCAGGGCTCTGACACATCTGGggtggaagaggaaggagagaaattaaaaaatcagtaagtgGGAGGGAAGGACTGAACAAAAAATGAGAAGTAATGAACATTTAAGGAATGCCAACTGTGTCAAGTGCTTTAGATTTTCTGAGGTGTGAATTACAGTATTGTttcacaggtgaagaaactgaaactccaAGGTTAAGCATGTGCCTAGGGTCACTAGAGCTAGGATCTGAAACAAAGCTTGATTACTTACTAAGCCTGGGCTCTTTACCACAGCACAAATCAAAGGGAAGGCAGCAGCAGGCTGGGGGAGGTGCAGGgcccaggacatgtcagagagtgTGCCCTGGCTTTTCTTTGGCCACTCGAGTTTCAGCCACTCCGCAAGGAGTAGAACTCTTGTTCAAATTCCAGCCTAGGACCTGCCAGGCTGTCCGCCCTATCCCAAAGTGCAGCCGTTACGTGGCTGCCTATGATACCTGCTGTTTCATGTCGATTAATCTCTTGCTGGGGCTGTTACCTGGAGTAGTTGTTTTTGGAAAAGCCGAACAAAGTGGCTGTGGCTGCAGGCTGCAGACAGCTGGCCCATCATGGCCCTGAGGAATAGAAGGCGGGAATGAAGGGtgtggagaggagagggagagggagaaagatctCAGAGAAGCAGCGAACACCTGGACTTTCCAGCCCTTTACCAGGGACTTGAGCAGACCTCAGCCAGAGCCTGCCTGCACAGGGACACTGAAGGCAAGGGACACTCCCTCAGCACCAAGGTCCTCTGAGGCTAGAGGTGCACTTAACCCAACGAGAAATCATGCCACCCTCCCGTCTTCAGCCACACTGACAGGCGGCGAGCTTCATGAGCAATGTGACTGGACTGGGGTTCGCGTGCTGAGCCCAGGCATCTACCTACACAGTGGCCAGACTTGCCCAAACTAGAGGATGGAGAAGATGGAGGCTGGATGTGTCTAACCAGTGACTTGGGCCAAAAAACCTCAAGCAGCCTGGGGTGAGAGCTTTGGACTTTCTAAGCAACTGCCACTATAGAACAAGGATAGGAGACATCCCTTTCGAGTAGAGGCAGAGTTATCAGTAACTAAAGAGATTTTGGAGGCTAGAAGAAAACAGCTCACGGCTGGAAGGAGCAGGGGAAAAGCCTTCCCTCCTCCATCCCTCCTGCCACCGACCAGTACTGAGCTACTCATTGCCAGGCGCAAGACAAGGTCTGAGCACCCACCTGATTCTGCTGCCCAAGCCCTTCTCAAAATCCCAGCCAGGCTCCTCATGGTGATCTTCCCACTCTCGCAGCACCTCATAAAACACATCCCTGACGCATAACAACACCTGATCAGCCGAGGCACTCACTCCCACCAGTGCCTTCCCACCCCTGGAAGAACTGAGGACAGGACTATCCACAGCCCacccaccacttttttttttttttttttttttttttttttggagatggagtcttgctcttgtcacccaggctggagtgcaatgacgcgatctcggctcactgcaacctccgccccctgggttcaagcgattctcctgcctcagcctccggagtagctgggattacaagtgcccgccaccacagctggctaatttttgtattttgagtagagacggagtctcaccatgttggccaggctggtcaagaactcccgacctcaggtgatccacctgtctcggcctcccaaagtgctgggattacaggcaggagccaccacgcccacccgGCCAGCAGCCCTTTTTTAATTTCTCCAGAGTTCTCTACATGATGACAGTAGTGCTACAGACCAGCAGCACACTACAGGCTTCATGTACTTCTGTGGGCAGTGACAGTTCATCCTGGCACATTCTTGCCTGAGAACCCCGAGACTAAAGCCATACACCTGTAAGACGGCTGGCTAAGCTCCGGGGTTCACAGGCACGCAAGAGAATGAAGCCAGGTGGTCCCTATGATGGCCAGCAGGAAGGAGCTGGGAGAACTAACCCACCACCTGTTAGTGCCAAACTCCTAATTTCTATGAAACCGAAACAGCTGCCTCTTCCAGAAAAATGTCATCTCATTCCCTCCCCCAAAAGTCCCTTTTCTTATCacctctgttttttaaaagtatgaaaggCTCGGTCACTGGAGAAGTTGGCACGATTGTCAGTCTCTGGCTGAAAGGAGACAGCTTGAGCAGAGGGAGGCATTGCCAGAGAGACCTAAAATACAGCAGGAACATTAGGAACCGCAGGGTCATGCTGAGACAACTTCTCCCTCTTATTCTTGCCCAGAGTAAGCTCACATTACACTTAAGTGTCGTCAGCAGGGTTGCCTGAATTTATGAAAGCTAGGAAGGGTTAGGTCCAGGCTAGTGGGCATCTAAGTTGGGGTCACTACCTTGGCAACACTGCCCTCA
This region includes:
- the CDAN1 gene encoding codanin-1 (The RefSeq protein has 2 substitutions compared to this genomic sequence); this translates as MAAVLESLLREEVSVAAVVRWIARSTRGSEDNPGEAAALSSLRPLRKEFVPFLLNFLREQSSRVLPQGPPTPAKAPGASAALPGRPGGPSRGSRGARSQLFPPTEAASTAAEAPLARRGGRRRGPGPARERGGRGLEEGVSGENLPGAGGRRLRGSGSPSRPSLTLSDPPNLSNLEEFPPVGSVPPGPAGTKPSRRINPTPVSEERSLSKPKTCFTSPPISCVPSSQPSALDTSPWGLGLPPGCRSLQEEREMLRKERSKQLQQSPTPTCPTPELGSPLPSRAGSLTDEPADPARVSSRQRLELVALVYSSCIAENLVPNLFLELFFVFQLLTARRMVTAKDSDPELSPGVLDSLESPLFQSIHDCVFFAVQVLECHFQVLSNLDKGTLKLLAENERLLCFSPALQGRLRAAYEGSVAKVSLAMPPSAQAVSFQPETDNRANFSSDRAFHTFKKQRDVFYEVLREWEDHHEEPGWDFEKGLGSRIRAMMGQLSAACSHSHFVRLFQKQLLQMCQSPGGAGGTVLGEAPDVLSMLGADKLGRLWRLQERLMAPQSSGGPCPPPTFPGCQGFFRDFILSASSFQFNQHLMDSLSLKIRELNGLALPQHEPSDEDGESDVDWQGERRQFAVVLLSLRLLAKFLGFVAFLPYRGPEPPPTGELQDSILALRSQVPPVLDVRTLLQRGLQARRAVLTVPWLVEFLSFADHVVPLLDYYRDIFILLLRLHRSLVLSQESEGKMCFLNKLLLLAVLGWLFQIPTVPEDLFFLEEGPSDAFEVDTVAPEHGLDAAPVVDQQLLYTCCPYIGELRKLLALWVSGSSGRSGGFMRKITPTTTTGLGAQPSQTSQGLQARLAQAFFHNQPPSLRRTVEFVAERIGSNCVKHIKATLVADLVRQAESLLQEQLVTQGEEGGDPAQLLEILCSQLCPHGAQALALGREFCQRKSPGAVRALLPEETPAAVLSSAENIAVGLATEKACAWLSANITALIRREVKAAVSRTLRAQGPEPAARGERRGCSRACEHHAPLPSHLISEIKDVLSLAVGPRDPDEGVSPEHLEQLLGQLGQTLRCRQFLCPPAEQHLAKCSVELASLLVADQIPILGPPAQYRLERGQARRLLHMLLSLWKEDFQGPVPLQLLLSPRNVGLLADTRPREWDLLLFLLRELVEKGLMGRMEIEACLGSLHQAQWPGDFAEELATLSNLFLAEPPLPEPQLRACELVQPNRGTVLAQS
- the CDAN1 gene encoding codanin-1 isoform X7; protein product: MVTAKDSDPELSPGVLDSLESPLFQSIHDCVFFAVQVLECHFQVLSNLDKGTLKLLAENERLLCFSPALQGRLRAAYEGSVAKVSLAMPPSAQAVSFQPETDNRANFSSDRAFHTFKKQRDVFYEVLREWEDHHEEPGWDFEKGLGSRIRAMMGQLSAACSHSHFVRLFQKQLLQMCQSPGGAGGTVLGEAPDVLSMLGADKLGRLWRLQERLMAPQSSGGPCPPPTFPGCQGFFRDFILSASSFQFNQHLMDSLSLKIRELNGLALPQHEPSDEDGESDVDWQGERRQFAVVLLSLRLLAKFLGFVAFLPYRGPEPPPTGELQDSILALRSQVPPVLDVRTLLQRGLQARRAVLTVPWLVEFLSFADHVVPLLDYYRDIFILLLRLHRSLVLSQESEGKMCFLNKLLLLAVLGWLFQIPTVPEDLFFLEEGPSDAFEVDTVAPEHGLDAAPVVDQQLLYTCCPYIGELRKLLALWVSGSSGRSGGFMRKITPTTTTGLGAQPSQTSQGLQARLAQAFFHNQPPSLRRTVEFVAERIGSNCVKHIKATLVADLVRQAESLLQEQLVTQGEEGGDPAQLLEILCSQLCPHGAQALALGREFCQRKSPGAVRALLPEETPAAVLSSAENIAVGLATEKACAWLSANITALIRREVKAAVSRTLRAQGPEPAARGERRGCSRACEHHAPLPSHLISEIKDVLSLAVGPRDPDEGVSPEHLEQLLGQLGQTLRCRQFLCPPAEQHLAKCSVELASLLVADQIPILGPPAQYRLERGQARRLLHMLLSLWKEDFQGPVPLQLLLSPRNVGLLADTRPREWDLLLFLLRELVEKGLMGRMEIEACLGSLHQAQWPGDFAEELATLSNLFLAEPPLPEPQLRACELVQPNRGTVLAQS
- the CDAN1 gene encoding codanin-1 isoform X4; translation: MAAVLESLLREEVSVAAVVRWIARSTRGSEDNPGEAAALSSLRPLRKEFVPFLLNFLREQSSRVLPQGPPTPAKAPGASAALPGRPGGPSRGSRGARSQLFPPTEAASTAAEAPLARRGGRRRGPGPARERGGRGLEEGVSGENLPGAGGRRLRGSGSPSRPSLTLSDPPNLSNLEEFPPVGSVPPGPAGTKPSRRINPTPVSEERSLSKPKTCFTSPPISCVPSSQPSALDTSPWGLGLPPGCGSLQEEREMLRKERSKQLQQSPTPTCPTPELGSPLPSRAGSLPDEPADPARVSSRQRLELVALVYSSCIAENLVPNLFLELFFVFQLLTARRMVTAKDSDPELSPGVLDSLESPLFQSIHDCVFFAVQVLECHFQVLSNLDKGTLKLLAENERLLCFSPALQGRLRAAYEGSVAKVSLAMPPSAQAVSFQPETDNRANFSSDRAFHTFKKQRDVFYEVLREWEDHHEEPGWDFEKGLGSRIRAMMGQLSAACSHSHFVRLFQKQLLQMCQSPGGAGGTVLGEAPDVLSMLGADKLGRLWRLQERLMAPQSSGGPCPPPTFPGCQGFFRDFILSASSFQFNQHLMDSLSLKIRELNGLALPQHEPSDEDGESDVDWQGERRQFAVVLLSLRLLAKFLGFVAFLPYRGPEPPPTGELQDSILALRSQVPPVLDVRTLLQRGLQARRAVLTVPWLVEFLSFADHVVPLLDYYRDIFILLLRLHRSLVLSQESEGKMCFLNKLLLLAVLGWLFQIPTVPEDLFFLEEGPSDAFEVDTVAPEHGLDAAPVVDQQLLYTCCPYIGELRKLLALWVSGSSGRSGGFMRKITPTTTTGLGAQPSQTSQGLQVRAGRRQPLGKVGRWGEVGGSLAASPFSRQARLAQAFFHNQPPSLRRTVEFVAERIGSNCVKHIKATLVADLVRQAESLLQEQLVTQGEEGGDPAQLLEILCSQLCPHGAQALALGREFCQRKSPGAVRALLPEETPAAVLSSAENIAVGLATEKACAWLSANITALIRREVKAAVSRTLRAQGPEPAARGERRGCSRACEHHAPLPSHLISEIKDVLSLAVGPRDPDEGVSPEHLEQLLGQLGQTLRCRQFLCPPAEQHLAKCSVELASLLVADQIPILGPPAQYRLERGQARRLLHMLLSLWKEDFQGPVPLQLLLSPRNVGLLADTRPREWDLLLFLLRELVEKGLMGRMEIEACLGSLHQAQWPGDFAEELATLSNLFLAEPPLPEPQLRACELVQPNRGTVLAQS
- the CDAN1 gene encoding codanin-1 isoform X3: MAAVLESLLREEVSVAAVVRWIARSTRGSEDNPGEAAALSSLRPLRKEFVPFLLNFLREQSSRVLPQGPPTPAKAPGASAALPGRPGGPSRGSRGARSQLFPPTEAASTAAEAPLARRGGRRRGPGPARERGGRGLEEGVSGENLPGAGGRRLRGSGSPSRPSLTLSDPPNLSNLEEFPPVGSVPPGPAGRTKPSRRINPTPVSEERSLSKPKTCFTSPPISCVPSSQPSALDTSPWGLGLPPGCGSLQEEREMLRKERSKQLQQSPTPTCPTPELGSPLPSRAGSLPDEPADPARVSSRQRLELVALVYSSCIAENLVPNLFLELFFVFQLLTARRMVTAKDSDPELSPGVLDSLESPLFQSIHDCVFFAVQVLECHFQVLSNLDKGTLKLLAENERLLCFSPALQGRLRAAYEGSVAKVSLAMPPSAQAVSFQPETDNRANFSSDRAFHTFKKQRDVFYEVLREWEDHHEEPGWDFEKGLGSRIRAMMGQLSAACSHSHFVRLFQKQLLQMCQSPGGAGGTVLGEAPDVLSMLGADKLGRLWRLQERLMAPQSSGGPCPPPTFPGCQGFFRDFILSASSFQFNQHLMDSLSLKIRELNGLALPQHEPSDEDGESDVDWQGERRQFAVVLLSLRLLAKFLGFVAFLPYRGPEPPPTGELQDSILALRSQVPPVLDVRTLLQRGLQARRAVLTVPWLVEFLSFADHVVPLLDYYRDIFILLLRLHRSLVLSQESEGKMCFLNKLLLLAVLGWLFQIPTVPEDLFFLEEGPSDAFEVDTVAPEHGLDAAPVVDQQLLYTCCPYIGELRKLLALWVSGSSGRSGGFMRKITPTTTTGLGAQPSQTSQGLQVRAGRRQPLGKVGRWGEVGGSLAASPFSRQARLAQAFFHNQPPSLRRTVEFVAERIGSNCVKHIKATLVADLVRQAESLLQEQLVTQGEEGGDPAQLLEILCSQLCPHGAQALALGREFCQRKSPGAVRALLPEETPAAVLSSAENIAVGLATEKACAWLSANITALIRREVKAAVSRTLRAQGPEPAARGERRGCSRACEHHAPLPSHLISEIKDVLSLAVGPRDPDEGVSPEHLEQLLGQLGQTLRCRQFLCPPAEQHLAKCSVELASLLVADQIPILGPPAQYRLERGQARRLLHMLLSLWKEDFQGPVPLQLLLSPRNVGLLADTRPREWDLLLFLLRELVEKGLMGRMEIEACLGSLHQAQWPGDFAEELATLSNLFLAEPPLPEPQLRACELVQPNRGTVLAQS
- the CDAN1 gene encoding codanin-1 isoform X2 gives rise to the protein MAAVLESLLREEVSVAAVVRWIARSTRGSEVTALTRPQDNPGEAAALSSLRPLRKEFVPFLLNFLREQSSRVLPQGPPTPAKAPGASAALPGRPGGPSRGSRGARSQLFPPTEAASTAAEAPLARRGGRRRGPGPARERGGRGLEEGVSGENLPGAGGRRLRGSGSPSRPSLTLSDPPNLSNLEEFPPVGSVPPGPAGTKPSRRINPTPVSEERSLSKPKTCFTSPPISCVPSSQPSALDTSPWGLGLPPGCGSLQEEREMLRKERSKQLQQSPTPTCPTPELGSPLPSRAGSLPDEPADPARVSSRQRLELVALVYSSCIAENLVPNLFLELFFVFQLLTARRMVTAKDSDPELSPGVLDSLESPLFQSIHDCVFFAVQVLECHFQVLSNLDKGTLKLLAENERLLCFSPALQGRLRAAYEGSVAKVSLAMPPSAQAVSFQPETDNRANFSSDRAFHTFKKQRDVFYEVLREWEDHHEEPGWDFEKGLGSRIRAMMGQLSAACSHSHFVRLFQKQLLQMCQSPGGAGGTVLGEAPDVLSMLGADKLGRLWRLQERLMAPQSSGGPCPPPTFPGCQGFFRDFILSASSFQFNQHLMDSLSLKIRELNGLALPQHEPSDEDGESDVDWQGERRQFAVVLLSLRLLAKFLGFVAFLPYRGPEPPPTGELQDSILALRSQVPPVLDVRTLLQRGLQARRAVLTVPWLVEFLSFADHVVPLLDYYRDIFILLLRLHRSLVLSQESEGKMCFLNKLLLLAVLGWLFQIPTVPEDLFFLEEGPSDAFEVDTVAPEHGLDAAPVVDQQLLYTCCPYIGELRKLLALWVSGSSGRSGGFMRKITPTTTTGLGAQPSQTSQGLQVRAGRRQPLGKVGRWGEVGGSLAASPFSRQARLAQAFFHNQPPSLRRTVEFVAERIGSNCVKHIKATLVADLVRQAESLLQEQLVTQGEEGGDPAQLLEILCSQLCPHGAQALALGREFCQRKSPGAVRALLPEETPAAVLSSAENIAVGLATEKACAWLSANITALIRREVKAAVSRTLRAQGPEPAARGERRGCSRACEHHAPLPSHLISEIKDVLSLAVGPRDPDEGVSPEHLEQLLGQLGQTLRCRQFLCPPAEQHLAKCSVELASLLVADQIPILGPPAQYRLERGQARRLLHMLLSLWKEDFQGPVPLQLLLSPRNVGLLADTRPREWDLLLFLLRELVEKGLMGRMEIEACLGSLHQAQWPGDFAEELATLSNLFLAEPPLPEPQLRACELVQPNRGTVLAQS
- the CDAN1 gene encoding codanin-1 isoform X5, whose amino-acid sequence is MAAVLESLLREEVSVAAVVRWIARSTRGSEVTALTRPQDNPGEAAALSSLRPLRKEFVPFLLNFLREQSSRVLPQGPPTPAKAPGASAALPGRPGGPSRGSRGARSQLFPPTEAASTAAEAPLARRGGRRRGPGPARERGGRGLEEGVSGENLPGAGGRRLRGSGSPSRPSLTLSDPPNLSNLEEFPPVGSVPPGPAGRTKPSRRINPTPVSEERSLSKPKTCFTSPPISCVPSSQPSALDTSPWGLGLPPGCGSLQEEREMLRKERSKQLQQSPTPTCPTPELGSPLPSRAGSLPDEPADPARVSSRQRLELVALVYSSCIAENLVPNLFLELFFVFQLLTARRMVTAKDSDPELSPGVLDSLESPLFQSIHDCVFFAVQVLECHFQVLSNLDKGTLKLLAENERLLCFSPALQGRLRAAYEGSVAKVSLAMPPSAQAVSFQPETDNRANFSSDRAFHTFKKQRDVFYEVLREWEDHHEEPGWDFEKGLGSRIRAMMGQLSAACSHSHFVRLFQKQLLQMCQSPGGAGGTVLGEAPDVLSMLGADKLGRLWRLQERLMAPQSSGGPCPPPTFPGCQGFFRDFILSASSFQFNQHLMDSLSLKIRELNGLALPQHEPSDEDGESDVDWQGERRQFAVVLLSLRLLAKFLGFVAFLPYRGPEPPPTGELQDSILALRSQVPPVLDVRTLLQRGLQARRAVLTVPWLVEFLSFADHVVPLLDYYRDIFILLLRLHRSLVLSQESEGKMCFLNKLLLLAVLGWLFQIPTVPEDLFFLEEGPSDAFEVDTVAPEHGLDAAPVVDQQLLYTCCPYIGELRKLLALWVSGSSGRSGGFMRKITPTTTTGLGAQPSQTSQGLQARLAQAFFHNQPPSLRRTVEFVAERIGSNCVKHIKATLVADLVRQAESLLQEQLVTQGEEGGDPAQLLEILCSQLCPHGAQALALGREFCQRKSPGAVRALLPEETPAAVLSSAENIAVGLATEKACAWLSANITALIRREVKAAVSRTLRAQGPEPAARGERRGCSRACEHHAPLPSHLISEIKDVLSLAVGPRDPDEGVSPEHLEQLLGQLGQTLRCRQFLCPPAEQHLAKCSVELASLLVADQIPILGPPAQYRLERGQARRLLHMLLSLWKEDFQGPVPLQLLLSPRNVGLLADTRPREWDLLLFLLRELVEKGLMGRMEIEACLGSLHQAQWPGDFAEELATLSNLFLAEPPLPEPQLRACELVQPNRGTVLAQS
- the CDAN1 gene encoding codanin-1 isoform X1; this encodes MAAVLESLLREEVSVAAVVRWIARSTRGSEVTALTRPQDNPGEAAALSSLRPLRKEFVPFLLNFLREQSSRVLPQGPPTPAKAPGASAALPGRPGGPSRGSRGARSQLFPPTEAASTAAEAPLARRGGRRRGPGPARERGGRGLEEGVSGENLPGAGGRRLRGSGSPSRPSLTLSDPPNLSNLEEFPPVGSVPPGPAGRTKPSRRINPTPVSEERSLSKPKTCFTSPPISCVPSSQPSALDTSPWGLGLPPGCGSLQEEREMLRKERSKQLQQSPTPTCPTPELGSPLPSRAGSLPDEPADPARVSSRQRLELVALVYSSCIAENLVPNLFLELFFVFQLLTARRMVTAKDSDPELSPGVLDSLESPLFQSIHDCVFFAVQVLECHFQVLSNLDKGTLKLLAENERLLCFSPALQGRLRAAYEGSVAKVSLAMPPSAQAVSFQPETDNRANFSSDRAFHTFKKQRDVFYEVLREWEDHHEEPGWDFEKGLGSRIRAMMGQLSAACSHSHFVRLFQKQLLQMCQSPGGAGGTVLGEAPDVLSMLGADKLGRLWRLQERLMAPQSSGGPCPPPTFPGCQGFFRDFILSASSFQFNQHLMDSLSLKIRELNGLALPQHEPSDEDGESDVDWQGERRQFAVVLLSLRLLAKFLGFVAFLPYRGPEPPPTGELQDSILALRSQVPPVLDVRTLLQRGLQARRAVLTVPWLVEFLSFADHVVPLLDYYRDIFILLLRLHRSLVLSQESEGKMCFLNKLLLLAVLGWLFQIPTVPEDLFFLEEGPSDAFEVDTVAPEHGLDAAPVVDQQLLYTCCPYIGELRKLLALWVSGSSGRSGGFMRKITPTTTTGLGAQPSQTSQGLQVRAGRRQPLGKVGRWGEVGGSLAASPFSRQARLAQAFFHNQPPSLRRTVEFVAERIGSNCVKHIKATLVADLVRQAESLLQEQLVTQGEEGGDPAQLLEILCSQLCPHGAQALALGREFCQRKSPGAVRALLPEETPAAVLSSAENIAVGLATEKACAWLSANITALIRREVKAAVSRTLRAQGPEPAARGERRGCSRACEHHAPLPSHLISEIKDVLSLAVGPRDPDEGVSPEHLEQLLGQLGQTLRCRQFLCPPAEQHLAKCSVELASLLVADQIPILGPPAQYRLERGQARRLLHMLLSLWKEDFQGPVPLQLLLSPRNVGLLADTRPREWDLLLFLLRELVEKGLMGRMEIEACLGSLHQAQWPGDFAEELATLSNLFLAEPPLPEPQLRACELVQPNRGTVLAQS